In Pseudomonas cannabina, the genomic window TGGGCTACTTGATGCGAGTCTGGGACAGATCGATGGCATTGACGGCATTTCGGATGGCGACCAACACGTCAGAGAATTGCTTGCTCAGATCAGTTGTCATGCTGTCCTGCATCTGGTTGAACAGATGCTTTTGCAAGCCTCCGAGCTGTAGCAACGCGGACATTAGCTTCTTGTCAGTCGGTGTCTTGATTTTGCGATTCAGCGCAGCACGACGCATCAGATCTGAAACAGATATCTCGGCAGCCAGCGCTTTTTCGCGAATCAAGGCTGCATCCTCTTCAGTGCA contains:
- the mobA gene encoding plasmid mobilization protein MobA; the encoded protein is MSKSTARQATVRIEIRCTEEDAALIREKALAAEISVSDLMRRAALNRKIKTPTDKKLMSALLQLGGLQKHLFNQMQDSMTTDLSKQFSDVLVAIRNAVNAIDLSQTRIK